A genomic window from Vigna radiata var. radiata cultivar VC1973A chromosome 2, Vradiata_ver6, whole genome shotgun sequence includes:
- the LOC106756125 gene encoding serine/threonine-protein phosphatase 6 regulatory subunit 3 isoform X2 has product MFWKLASISSSSPVEVILDKENFTLEELLDEEEIIQECKALNSRLINFLRDRTQVEQLLRYIIEEPPEDAENKRVFKFPFIACEIFTCEIDVILKTLVDEEELMNLLFSFLAPDRSHSTLLAGYFSKVVICLMIRKTVPLMNYVQAHQHVFRQLVDLIGITSIMEVLVRLVGADDHVYPNFIDVMKWLAESNLLEMIVDKLSPASPPEVHVNVAETLCTITRVASSSTLAMKLSSPSFVAKILGYALEDSHSKSSLVNSLSVCISLLDPKRSAIPSPFFHSFRSQNMYEPPIPVNPDTIGAMLPKLGELLVLLDVSSDNKVLPTTYGELRPPLGKHRLKIVEFIAVLLKTGNEVAEKELANSGTIRRVIDLFFEYPYNNSLHHHIESIISSCLESKSNAIIDHVLRDCDLVGRFIQADKNSILSAESNQPTVPAAGKRGTRIGNIGHITRIFNKLVHLAHNQSHIVKCLQENSEWNEWQATVLQQRNVVENVHRWACGRPTALQDRMRDSDDEDLHDRDYDVAALANNLSQAFRYKIYGNEDNEEEHGVLDRDDEDVYFDDDSAEVVISSLRLGDDQGSNLFTNSNWFAFQDDRIGDAPGGTSSSEMMDEIKLNSASNGGSNSSDDEVVVGEDEELADSKNTVNGTSSSSTNFFSGLTGSDSMNGGTLDFESEKTSPSHDMGFFRFEAPDNEDLFGDRSLPDWVGWGEPSDMQSSGSSRNPFLDHDDSGSNFPIKPQVDSLVLNSPSNGESVPPSNGSPTTTDSSNGSIDSSPTTVAVPSLFEEDVEFVGVELDGTEKAMEQALKEGTVGEAGPLKRNVVSKVPEKENSEEDGSHAVKDFNDANYWRVDKEVAVLE; this is encoded by the exons ATGTTCTGGAAGCTCGCCTCTATCTCCTCCTCCTCTCCT GTGGAGGTAATATTGGACAAGGAGAACTTCACTTTGGAAGAACTTCTGGATGAGGAGGAAATAATCCAAGAATGCAAGGCCTTAAACAGTCGACTCATCAACTT tCTGAGAGATAGAACTCAGGTGGAGCAATTGCTACGCTACATCATTGAAGAACCACCTGAGGATGCCGAAAACAAACGGGTCTTCAA GTTCCCATTCATCGCCTGTGAGATCTTTACGTGTGaaattgatgtaattttgaagaccttGGTGGATGAAGAAGAG CTCATGAACTTATTATTTTCCTTCTTGGCACCTGATCGTTCTCATAGTACCTTGCTTGCTGGTTACTTTAGCAAG GTCGTTATTTGTCTAATGATACGAAAGACAGTACCGCTTATGAATTATGTTCAA GCCCATCAGCATGTTTTCCGCCAACTTGTAGATTTGATAGGCATTACATCTATTATGGAG GTTTTGGTTCGACTAGTAGGTGCTGATGACCACGTATATCCCAATTTTATAGATGTGATGAAATGGTTGGCTGAGAGCAACCTACTTGAGATGATTGTTGATAAATTAAGTCCAGCT AGTCCTCCCGAAGTTCATGTCAATGTTGCTGAAACTTTGTGTACCATAACTCGGGTTGCATCATCTTCTACTCTAGCAATGAAGCTTTCAAGTCCAAG TTTTGTTGCAAAAATTTTGGGTTATGCATTGGAGGATTCACATTCGAAGTCTAGCCTTGTCAACTCACTTTCAGTGTGTATTTCTTTGTTGGATCCCAAAAGATCAGCTATTCCGTCTCCGTTTTTTCATTCATTCCGAAGTCAAAACATGTATGAACCACCAATTCCTGTCAACCCAGATACCATTGGTGCAATGCTACCTAAACTTG GTGAACTGCTTGTGCTTTTGGACGTGTCATCCGACAATAAAGTATTGCCTACGACGTATGGTGAATTGAGACCTCCACTTGGCAAGCATCGATTAAAG ATTGTGGAGTTTATTGCTGTACTTTTGAAAACTGGAAATGAAGTGGCAGAAAAAGAATTGGCAAACTCAGGAACCATTCGACGAGTCATTGATCTTTTCTTTGA GTATCCATACAATAACTCATTACACCATCACATAGAAAGCATCATATCATCATGTCTGGAGAGCAAATCTAATGCCATCATTGATCATGTGCTCCGAGATTGTGATTTAGTTGGAAGGTTTATCCAAGCAGATAAAAATTCTATTCTTTCTGCTGAAAGCAATCAG CCCACGGTACCTGCTGCAGGAAAACGGGGAACACGAATAGGAAACATTGGACATATTACTCGAATTTTCAACAAACTTGTTCACTTGGCCCATAACCAAAGCCACATTGTGAAATGTCTCCAG GAGAATAGTGAGTGGAATGAGTGGCAAGCTACTGTTCTTCAGCAGCGTAATGTGGTTGAGAATGTTCACCGTTGGGCTTGTGG ACGCCCAACTGCATTACAAGATAGAATGAGGGATAGTGATGATGAAGACCTTCATGACAGAGACTATGATGTTGCAGCTTTAGCAAATAATTTGAGCCAGGCTTTTAGATACAAAATTTATGGAAATGAAGATAATGAAGAG GAACATGGTGTTCTTGATCGAGATGACGAG GATGTCTACTTTGACGATGATTCTGCTGAAGTAGTCATATCATCCCTAAGACTTGGTGATGATCAAGGGAG TAACCTGTTTACAAACTCCAACTGGTTTGCGTTCCAAGATGACAGAATTGGTGATGCACCTGGTGGCACATCATCCTCTGAGATGATGGATGAGATAAAATTGAACTCAGCTTCAAATGGTGGTAGCAACAGTAGTGATGACGAGGTAGTGGTTGGAGAGGATGAAGAATTGGCCGACAGCAAAAACACTGTGAATGGTACATCTAGCTCAAGCACGAACTTCTTTAGTGGATTAACTGGTAGTGATTCCATGAATGGGGGCACCTTAGACTTTGAAAGTGAGAAGACAAGTCCTTCACATGATATGGGATTCTTCAGGTTTGAGGCACCAGACAATGAGGACTTGTTTGGGGATAGATCTTTACCTGATTGGGTGGGATGGGGTGAACCATCAGATATGCAAAGTTCTGGCTCGAGTAGGAATCCCTTTCTGGATCATGACGACTCTGGTAGTAATTTTCCTATCAAGCCTCAGGTAGACAGTCTTGTTCTGAATTCTCCTTCAAATGGGGAATCTGTACCTCCTTCGAATGGATCGCCAACTACTACAGATTCAAGTAATGGGAGCATTGACTCCAGTCCAACAACAGTAGCGGTACCCTCGCTATTTGAAGAGGATGTGGAATTTGTAGGTGTGGAATTAGATGGTACCGAGAAGGCAATGGAACAGGCTTTAAAAGAAGGCACAGTTGGCGAAGCCGGACCATTGAAAAGAAACGTAGTGTCAAAGGTTCCAGAAAAGGAAAATTCTGAAGAAGACGGCAGTCATGCTGTGAAGGACTTCAACGATGCAAATTACTGGAGGGTCGACAAAGAGGTTGCTGTTCTAGAGTGA
- the LOC106756125 gene encoding serine/threonine-protein phosphatase 6 regulatory subunit 3 isoform X3, which produces MFWKLASISSSSPVEVILDKENFTLEELLDEEEIIQECKALNSRLINFLRDRTQVEQLLRYIIEEPPEDAENKRVFKFPFIACEIFTCEIDVILKTLVDEEELMNLLFSFLAPDRSHSTLLAGYFSKVVICLMIRKTVPLMNYVQAHQHVFRQLVDLIGITSIMEVLVRLVGADDHVYPNFIDVMKWLAESNLLEMIVDKLSPASPPEVHVNVAETLCTITRVASSSTLAMKLSSPSFVAKILGYALEDSHSKSSLVNSLSVCISLLDPKRSAIPSPFFHSFRSQNMYEPPIPVNPDTIGAMLPKLGELLVLLDVSSDNKVLPTTYGELRPPLGKHRLKIVEFIAVLLKTGNEVAEKELANSGTIRRVIDLFFEYPYNNSLHHHIESIISSCLESKSNAIIDHVLRDCDLVGRFIQADKNSILSAESNQPTVPAAGKRGTRIGNIGHITRIFNKLVHLAHNQSHIVKCLQENSEWNEWQATVLQQRNVVENVHRWACGRPTALQDRMRDSDDEDLHDRDYDVAALANNLSQAFRYKIYGNEDNEEDVYFDDDSAEVVISSLRLGDDQGSNLFTNSNWFAFQDDRIGDAPGGTSSSEMMDEIKLNSASNGGSNSSDDEVVVGEDEELADSKNTVNGTSSSSTNFFSGLTGSDSMNGGTLDFESEKTSPSHDMGFFRFEAPDNEDLFGDRSLPDWVGWGEPSDMQSSGSSRNPFLDHDDSGSNFPIKPQVDSLVLNSPSNGESVPPSNGSPTTTDSSNGSIDSSPTTVAVPSLFEEDVEFVGVELDGTEKAMEQALKEGTVGEAGPLKRNVVSKVPEKENSEEDGSHAVKDFNDANYWRVDKEVAVLE; this is translated from the exons ATGTTCTGGAAGCTCGCCTCTATCTCCTCCTCCTCTCCT GTGGAGGTAATATTGGACAAGGAGAACTTCACTTTGGAAGAACTTCTGGATGAGGAGGAAATAATCCAAGAATGCAAGGCCTTAAACAGTCGACTCATCAACTT tCTGAGAGATAGAACTCAGGTGGAGCAATTGCTACGCTACATCATTGAAGAACCACCTGAGGATGCCGAAAACAAACGGGTCTTCAA GTTCCCATTCATCGCCTGTGAGATCTTTACGTGTGaaattgatgtaattttgaagaccttGGTGGATGAAGAAGAG CTCATGAACTTATTATTTTCCTTCTTGGCACCTGATCGTTCTCATAGTACCTTGCTTGCTGGTTACTTTAGCAAG GTCGTTATTTGTCTAATGATACGAAAGACAGTACCGCTTATGAATTATGTTCAA GCCCATCAGCATGTTTTCCGCCAACTTGTAGATTTGATAGGCATTACATCTATTATGGAG GTTTTGGTTCGACTAGTAGGTGCTGATGACCACGTATATCCCAATTTTATAGATGTGATGAAATGGTTGGCTGAGAGCAACCTACTTGAGATGATTGTTGATAAATTAAGTCCAGCT AGTCCTCCCGAAGTTCATGTCAATGTTGCTGAAACTTTGTGTACCATAACTCGGGTTGCATCATCTTCTACTCTAGCAATGAAGCTTTCAAGTCCAAG TTTTGTTGCAAAAATTTTGGGTTATGCATTGGAGGATTCACATTCGAAGTCTAGCCTTGTCAACTCACTTTCAGTGTGTATTTCTTTGTTGGATCCCAAAAGATCAGCTATTCCGTCTCCGTTTTTTCATTCATTCCGAAGTCAAAACATGTATGAACCACCAATTCCTGTCAACCCAGATACCATTGGTGCAATGCTACCTAAACTTG GTGAACTGCTTGTGCTTTTGGACGTGTCATCCGACAATAAAGTATTGCCTACGACGTATGGTGAATTGAGACCTCCACTTGGCAAGCATCGATTAAAG ATTGTGGAGTTTATTGCTGTACTTTTGAAAACTGGAAATGAAGTGGCAGAAAAAGAATTGGCAAACTCAGGAACCATTCGACGAGTCATTGATCTTTTCTTTGA GTATCCATACAATAACTCATTACACCATCACATAGAAAGCATCATATCATCATGTCTGGAGAGCAAATCTAATGCCATCATTGATCATGTGCTCCGAGATTGTGATTTAGTTGGAAGGTTTATCCAAGCAGATAAAAATTCTATTCTTTCTGCTGAAAGCAATCAG CCCACGGTACCTGCTGCAGGAAAACGGGGAACACGAATAGGAAACATTGGACATATTACTCGAATTTTCAACAAACTTGTTCACTTGGCCCATAACCAAAGCCACATTGTGAAATGTCTCCAG GAGAATAGTGAGTGGAATGAGTGGCAAGCTACTGTTCTTCAGCAGCGTAATGTGGTTGAGAATGTTCACCGTTGGGCTTGTGG ACGCCCAACTGCATTACAAGATAGAATGAGGGATAGTGATGATGAAGACCTTCATGACAGAGACTATGATGTTGCAGCTTTAGCAAATAATTTGAGCCAGGCTTTTAGATACAAAATTTATGGAAATGAAGATAATGAAGAG GATGTCTACTTTGACGATGATTCTGCTGAAGTAGTCATATCATCCCTAAGACTTGGTGATGATCAAGGGAG TAACCTGTTTACAAACTCCAACTGGTTTGCGTTCCAAGATGACAGAATTGGTGATGCACCTGGTGGCACATCATCCTCTGAGATGATGGATGAGATAAAATTGAACTCAGCTTCAAATGGTGGTAGCAACAGTAGTGATGACGAGGTAGTGGTTGGAGAGGATGAAGAATTGGCCGACAGCAAAAACACTGTGAATGGTACATCTAGCTCAAGCACGAACTTCTTTAGTGGATTAACTGGTAGTGATTCCATGAATGGGGGCACCTTAGACTTTGAAAGTGAGAAGACAAGTCCTTCACATGATATGGGATTCTTCAGGTTTGAGGCACCAGACAATGAGGACTTGTTTGGGGATAGATCTTTACCTGATTGGGTGGGATGGGGTGAACCATCAGATATGCAAAGTTCTGGCTCGAGTAGGAATCCCTTTCTGGATCATGACGACTCTGGTAGTAATTTTCCTATCAAGCCTCAGGTAGACAGTCTTGTTCTGAATTCTCCTTCAAATGGGGAATCTGTACCTCCTTCGAATGGATCGCCAACTACTACAGATTCAAGTAATGGGAGCATTGACTCCAGTCCAACAACAGTAGCGGTACCCTCGCTATTTGAAGAGGATGTGGAATTTGTAGGTGTGGAATTAGATGGTACCGAGAAGGCAATGGAACAGGCTTTAAAAGAAGGCACAGTTGGCGAAGCCGGACCATTGAAAAGAAACGTAGTGTCAAAGGTTCCAGAAAAGGAAAATTCTGAAGAAGACGGCAGTCATGCTGTGAAGGACTTCAACGATGCAAATTACTGGAGGGTCGACAAAGAGGTTGCTGTTCTAGAGTGA
- the LOC106756125 gene encoding serine/threonine-protein phosphatase 6 regulatory subunit 3 isoform X1 encodes MFWKLASISSSSPVEVILDKENFTLEELLDEEEIIQECKALNSRLINFLRDRTQVEQLLRYIIEEPPEDAENKRVFKFPFIACEIFTCEIDVILKTLVDEEELMNLLFSFLAPDRSHSTLLAGYFSKVVICLMIRKTVPLMNYVQAHQHVFRQLVDLIGITSIMEVLVRLVGADDHVYPNFIDVMKWLAESNLLEMIVDKLSPASPPEVHVNVAETLCTITRVASSSTLAMKLSSPSFVAKILGYALEDSHSKSSLVNSLSVCISLLDPKRSAIPSPFFHSFRSQNMYEPPIPVNPDTIGAMLPKLGELLVLLDVSSDNKVLPTTYGELRPPLGKHRLKIVEFIAVLLKTGNEVAEKELANSGTIRRVIDLFFEYPYNNSLHHHIESIISSCLESKSNAIIDHVLRDCDLVGRFIQADKNSILSAESNQPTVPAAGKRGTRIGNIGHITRIFNKLVHLAHNQSHIVKCLQENSEWNEWQATVLQQRNVVENVHRWACGRPTALQDRMRDSDDEDLHDRDYDVAALANNLSQAFRYKIYGNEDNEEEHGVLDRDDEVDVYFDDDSAEVVISSLRLGDDQGSNLFTNSNWFAFQDDRIGDAPGGTSSSEMMDEIKLNSASNGGSNSSDDEVVVGEDEELADSKNTVNGTSSSSTNFFSGLTGSDSMNGGTLDFESEKTSPSHDMGFFRFEAPDNEDLFGDRSLPDWVGWGEPSDMQSSGSSRNPFLDHDDSGSNFPIKPQVDSLVLNSPSNGESVPPSNGSPTTTDSSNGSIDSSPTTVAVPSLFEEDVEFVGVELDGTEKAMEQALKEGTVGEAGPLKRNVVSKVPEKENSEEDGSHAVKDFNDANYWRVDKEVAVLE; translated from the exons ATGTTCTGGAAGCTCGCCTCTATCTCCTCCTCCTCTCCT GTGGAGGTAATATTGGACAAGGAGAACTTCACTTTGGAAGAACTTCTGGATGAGGAGGAAATAATCCAAGAATGCAAGGCCTTAAACAGTCGACTCATCAACTT tCTGAGAGATAGAACTCAGGTGGAGCAATTGCTACGCTACATCATTGAAGAACCACCTGAGGATGCCGAAAACAAACGGGTCTTCAA GTTCCCATTCATCGCCTGTGAGATCTTTACGTGTGaaattgatgtaattttgaagaccttGGTGGATGAAGAAGAG CTCATGAACTTATTATTTTCCTTCTTGGCACCTGATCGTTCTCATAGTACCTTGCTTGCTGGTTACTTTAGCAAG GTCGTTATTTGTCTAATGATACGAAAGACAGTACCGCTTATGAATTATGTTCAA GCCCATCAGCATGTTTTCCGCCAACTTGTAGATTTGATAGGCATTACATCTATTATGGAG GTTTTGGTTCGACTAGTAGGTGCTGATGACCACGTATATCCCAATTTTATAGATGTGATGAAATGGTTGGCTGAGAGCAACCTACTTGAGATGATTGTTGATAAATTAAGTCCAGCT AGTCCTCCCGAAGTTCATGTCAATGTTGCTGAAACTTTGTGTACCATAACTCGGGTTGCATCATCTTCTACTCTAGCAATGAAGCTTTCAAGTCCAAG TTTTGTTGCAAAAATTTTGGGTTATGCATTGGAGGATTCACATTCGAAGTCTAGCCTTGTCAACTCACTTTCAGTGTGTATTTCTTTGTTGGATCCCAAAAGATCAGCTATTCCGTCTCCGTTTTTTCATTCATTCCGAAGTCAAAACATGTATGAACCACCAATTCCTGTCAACCCAGATACCATTGGTGCAATGCTACCTAAACTTG GTGAACTGCTTGTGCTTTTGGACGTGTCATCCGACAATAAAGTATTGCCTACGACGTATGGTGAATTGAGACCTCCACTTGGCAAGCATCGATTAAAG ATTGTGGAGTTTATTGCTGTACTTTTGAAAACTGGAAATGAAGTGGCAGAAAAAGAATTGGCAAACTCAGGAACCATTCGACGAGTCATTGATCTTTTCTTTGA GTATCCATACAATAACTCATTACACCATCACATAGAAAGCATCATATCATCATGTCTGGAGAGCAAATCTAATGCCATCATTGATCATGTGCTCCGAGATTGTGATTTAGTTGGAAGGTTTATCCAAGCAGATAAAAATTCTATTCTTTCTGCTGAAAGCAATCAG CCCACGGTACCTGCTGCAGGAAAACGGGGAACACGAATAGGAAACATTGGACATATTACTCGAATTTTCAACAAACTTGTTCACTTGGCCCATAACCAAAGCCACATTGTGAAATGTCTCCAG GAGAATAGTGAGTGGAATGAGTGGCAAGCTACTGTTCTTCAGCAGCGTAATGTGGTTGAGAATGTTCACCGTTGGGCTTGTGG ACGCCCAACTGCATTACAAGATAGAATGAGGGATAGTGATGATGAAGACCTTCATGACAGAGACTATGATGTTGCAGCTTTAGCAAATAATTTGAGCCAGGCTTTTAGATACAAAATTTATGGAAATGAAGATAATGAAGAG GAACATGGTGTTCTTGATCGAGATGACGAGgta GATGTCTACTTTGACGATGATTCTGCTGAAGTAGTCATATCATCCCTAAGACTTGGTGATGATCAAGGGAG TAACCTGTTTACAAACTCCAACTGGTTTGCGTTCCAAGATGACAGAATTGGTGATGCACCTGGTGGCACATCATCCTCTGAGATGATGGATGAGATAAAATTGAACTCAGCTTCAAATGGTGGTAGCAACAGTAGTGATGACGAGGTAGTGGTTGGAGAGGATGAAGAATTGGCCGACAGCAAAAACACTGTGAATGGTACATCTAGCTCAAGCACGAACTTCTTTAGTGGATTAACTGGTAGTGATTCCATGAATGGGGGCACCTTAGACTTTGAAAGTGAGAAGACAAGTCCTTCACATGATATGGGATTCTTCAGGTTTGAGGCACCAGACAATGAGGACTTGTTTGGGGATAGATCTTTACCTGATTGGGTGGGATGGGGTGAACCATCAGATATGCAAAGTTCTGGCTCGAGTAGGAATCCCTTTCTGGATCATGACGACTCTGGTAGTAATTTTCCTATCAAGCCTCAGGTAGACAGTCTTGTTCTGAATTCTCCTTCAAATGGGGAATCTGTACCTCCTTCGAATGGATCGCCAACTACTACAGATTCAAGTAATGGGAGCATTGACTCCAGTCCAACAACAGTAGCGGTACCCTCGCTATTTGAAGAGGATGTGGAATTTGTAGGTGTGGAATTAGATGGTACCGAGAAGGCAATGGAACAGGCTTTAAAAGAAGGCACAGTTGGCGAAGCCGGACCATTGAAAAGAAACGTAGTGTCAAAGGTTCCAGAAAAGGAAAATTCTGAAGAAGACGGCAGTCATGCTGTGAAGGACTTCAACGATGCAAATTACTGGAGGGTCGACAAAGAGGTTGCTGTTCTAGAGTGA
- the LOC106754529 gene encoding putative GPI-anchor transamidase isoform X2 has protein sequence MLADDMACNARNKYPAQVFNNENHRLNLYGDNVEVDYRGYEVTVENFLRVLTGRHETAVPRSKRLLSDEGSHILLYMTGHGGDEFLKFQDSEELQSHDLADAVKQMKEKRRFKELLIMVDTCQASTLFSQLHSPGVLAIGSSMKGENSYSHHLDSDIGVSVVDRFTFYTLAFFERLNMYDNASLSSLFKSFNPNLLMSTAYYRMDLYQRHLEEVPVTNFFGSVMKTIHTDSAYRSLSNKRNGTDKTRISLEESISDNDRMILINSDAEDQYNNLTAEEHFQDGVRQIWTAILGNTSESIDTFVCYGLILVLPLLIFSTWLSK, from the exons ATGCTAGCAGATGACATGGCATGTAATGCAAGAAACAAGTACCCTGCCCAggtttttaataatgaaaaccATAGACTTAATCTCTATGGGGATAATGTGGAG GTAGACTATCGTGGCTATGAAGTGACAGTGGAAAACTTCTTACGGGTACTTACAGGACGTCATGAGACTGCTGTTCCGAGGTCTAAGCGACTTCTTAGTGACGAAGGTAGTCATATTCTTCTGTATATGACAGGGCATGGAGGTGATGAGTTTTTGAAGTTTCAGGACTCAGAAGAGCTTCAAAGTCATGATTTAGCTGATGCTGTGAAGCAAATGAAAGAGAAACGCAG GTTCAAGGAGCTTCTGATAATGGTGGACACCTGCCAAGCCTCTACTCTGTTCTCCCAG CTTCATTCACCAGGTGTTTTGGCAATTGGAAGTAGTATGAAAGGAGAAAATTCATATTCGCATCATTTGGACTCAGAT ATTGGTGTTTCAGTCGTTGATCGTTTTACATTTTACACCCTTGCTTTCTTTGAGAGGCTGAATATGTATGACAATGCTTCGTTAAGCAG TCTTTTCAAGTCATTTAATCCAAATTTGTTGATGTCAACTGCATATTATAGAATGGATCTATACCAACGCCATTTAGAGGAG GTCCCTGTGACAAACTTCTTTGGTTCTGTAATGAAAACTATACATACAGATTCAGCCTATAGATCCCTGTCTAATAAAAGAAATGGGACAGATAAAACGAGAATCTCTTTGGAAGAATCAATCTCTGACAATGACAGAATGATTTTGATAAACTCAGATGCGGAGgatcaatataataatttaactgCGGAG GAACATTTCCAAGATGGAGTTAGACAAATATGGACAGCTATTCTTGGCAATACTTCTGAAAGCATCGACACTTTTGTGTGCTATGGATTGATTTTAGTGCTTCCTTTGTTGATATTTTCCACGTGGTTGTCAAAGTAA
- the LOC106754529 gene encoding putative GPI-anchor transamidase isoform X1 yields the protein MGLSLSKLVMIILLTFLSFSVAYSSTAMHTNNWAVLVCTSRFWFNYRHMANTLSLYRTVKRLGIPDERIILMLADDMACNARNKYPAQVFNNENHRLNLYGDNVEVDYRGYEVTVENFLRVLTGRHETAVPRSKRLLSDEGSHILLYMTGHGGDEFLKFQDSEELQSHDLADAVKQMKEKRRFKELLIMVDTCQASTLFSQLHSPGVLAIGSSMKGENSYSHHLDSDIGVSVVDRFTFYTLAFFERLNMYDNASLSSLFKSFNPNLLMSTAYYRMDLYQRHLEEVPVTNFFGSVMKTIHTDSAYRSLSNKRNGTDKTRISLEESISDNDRMILINSDAEDQYNNLTAEEHFQDGVRQIWTAILGNTSESIDTFVCYGLILVLPLLIFSTWLSK from the exons ATGGGGTTAAGCCTTTCAAAGCTcgtgatgattatattgttaaCATTTCTCAGCTTCTCTGTAGCATACTCATCTACTGCAATGCACACTAATAATTGGGCTGTTTTGGTCTGCACTTCTCGCTTTTG GTTTAACTATCGGCATATGGCCAATACTCTGTCCTTGTATAG AACAGTTAAGCGACTAGGAATACCCGATGAGAGGATTATACTCATGCTAGCAGATGACATGGCATGTAATGCAAGAAACAAGTACCCTGCCCAggtttttaataatgaaaaccATAGACTTAATCTCTATGGGGATAATGTGGAG GTAGACTATCGTGGCTATGAAGTGACAGTGGAAAACTTCTTACGGGTACTTACAGGACGTCATGAGACTGCTGTTCCGAGGTCTAAGCGACTTCTTAGTGACGAAGGTAGTCATATTCTTCTGTATATGACAGGGCATGGAGGTGATGAGTTTTTGAAGTTTCAGGACTCAGAAGAGCTTCAAAGTCATGATTTAGCTGATGCTGTGAAGCAAATGAAAGAGAAACGCAG GTTCAAGGAGCTTCTGATAATGGTGGACACCTGCCAAGCCTCTACTCTGTTCTCCCAG CTTCATTCACCAGGTGTTTTGGCAATTGGAAGTAGTATGAAAGGAGAAAATTCATATTCGCATCATTTGGACTCAGAT ATTGGTGTTTCAGTCGTTGATCGTTTTACATTTTACACCCTTGCTTTCTTTGAGAGGCTGAATATGTATGACAATGCTTCGTTAAGCAG TCTTTTCAAGTCATTTAATCCAAATTTGTTGATGTCAACTGCATATTATAGAATGGATCTATACCAACGCCATTTAGAGGAG GTCCCTGTGACAAACTTCTTTGGTTCTGTAATGAAAACTATACATACAGATTCAGCCTATAGATCCCTGTCTAATAAAAGAAATGGGACAGATAAAACGAGAATCTCTTTGGAAGAATCAATCTCTGACAATGACAGAATGATTTTGATAAACTCAGATGCGGAGgatcaatataataatttaactgCGGAG GAACATTTCCAAGATGGAGTTAGACAAATATGGACAGCTATTCTTGGCAATACTTCTGAAAGCATCGACACTTTTGTGTGCTATGGATTGATTTTAGTGCTTCCTTTGTTGATATTTTCCACGTGGTTGTCAAAGTAA